From Cucumis melo cultivar AY chromosome 1, USDA_Cmelo_AY_1.0, whole genome shotgun sequence, a single genomic window includes:
- the LOC103492723 gene encoding uncharacterized protein LOC103492723: MPMTSIANIQTPIVDLHSPSSSSVSDNDDSGGSFDDFELLQNTLPFEDIVGFDNRVVRLESPFNDTETVAGLDDCSENLCIPTFEYEDDVVLDSEDEGINGSRVIRVSSSLSRNEAEQEVKSDAQEENMALDFHSSDHKPCDAGEQVSSNCFNGLNVVKDSSQLSTRLSYCSSQEPGESTQVNAIVFVDHFVKLSTANVNPSQGLGQRKAARVQSPIVSRIKGPQSLAKRIGRKSIDETGNFEWVEILNQEAECNSFCKCKKSSSDLSNCRGRSCTTKHHNMAKLSNIGDCLLKRYEDEEEANAGIQFQTDSTASTLPPPRLEIYSLEAEGMSNIEIENKSNEETNAKLVEGQFEFMDDERDAPDELDIGFSTQIAAEAMEALCYIPDNDNLANAWSPENALDSVSCSMKEHKPHLNSSYPQTIGGADGKSKRTLKSKRKLNAKCLNTSRVECECQELEAVLIAKSKAKRSRLALQGQSNYRKSPDESNYSATPSNLLSETGSCQLSQRGLTIGDQITTRLMVDLWSHPRGRRTPRNIQSHPNRSKNQNNTSLAVDGSCNNSILMKNGKVGRNSNRKCTSRSRSKFEVYHNTSRSIMLPQSSSKELARLGVSESMPDLKWKDLRRRRTMALVRVCFSQHLDVVTLKQQKKVVLQLGISIASSSVDATHFVADKFVRTRNMLEAIALGKPVVTPSWLESCGQASCFIDEKNYILRDTKKEKEIGFSLPVSLSRATLCPLLQGFKVLVTQNIRPGKEIIASLVKMSQGETIERSQIFTGKNEKFPDNLLILSCEEDYADCVHFLKKGAKVYSSELLLNGIVIQKLENKRHELFTDSTKRF; the protein is encoded by the exons ATGCCAATGACATCCATCGCCAATATCCAAACTCCTATCGTTGATCTCCATTCTCCATCTTCATCTTCGGTTTCAG ACAATGATGATTCCGGTGGGagttttgatgattttgaaCTACTGCAAAATACATTGCCTTTTGAAGACATTGTTGGATTTGATAACCGCGTAGTTCGTTTGGAGAGTCCTTTCAATGATACAGAAACGGTGGCTGGACTTGATGATTGTTCGGAGAACTTATGCATTCCTACTTTCGAGTATGAGGATGATGTTGTTCTTGATAGCGAGGATGAGGGAATTAATGGGAGTCGAGTGATTAGAGTTTCTAGCTCCCTGTCTAGAAATGAAGCGGAACAGGAAGTTAAAAGTGATGCACAAGAAGAGAATATGGCATTGGACTTCCACTCTTCTGATCATAAGCCATGCGATGCAG GAGAGCAAGTTTCTTCAAATTGTTTTAATGGGCTTAACGTGGTAAAGGATTCGTCTCAACTTTCGACAAGGTTAAGCTATTGCAGCTCTCAAGAACCCGGAGAGTCCACCCAAGTCAATGCTATTGTCTTTGTCGATCATTTTGTAAAACTAAGTACTGCAAATGTAAATCCTTCTCAAGGACTTGGCCAGAGAAAGGCTGCTAGAGTGCAATCACCTATTGTTTCAAGAATTAAGGGACCTCAAAGTTTGGCGAAGAGAATAGGTAGGAAGTCGATTGATGAAACAGGGAACTTTGAGTGGGTGGAAATTCTCAATCAAGAAGCAGAATGTAACTCATTTTGCAAGTGCAAAAAGTCATCTTCTGATTTAAGTAATTGCAGAGGACGGTCATGTACGACCAAGCATCATAATATGGCGAAACTGAGCAATATAGGAGACTGTTTACTTAAGAGGTATGAAGACGAGGAGGAAGCAAATGCAGGCATTCAATTCCAGACTGATTCAACTGCTTCAACTTTGCCACCTCCAAGATTAGAAATCTATTCATTAGAGGCAGAAGGGATGAGCAACATTGAAATAGAGAATAAGTCCAACGAGGAAACAAATGCAAAATTAGTAGAGGGACAATTTGAATTTATGGATGACGAGAGAGATGCACCAGACGAATTAGATATTGGCTTTAGTACTCAAATAGCTGCTGAGGCAATGGAAGCACTGTGTTATATCCCAGACAACGACAATCTTGCCAATGCTTGGAGTCCAGAGAATGCCCTAGATAGTGTTTCATGTTCTATGAAAGAACATAAACCACATTTGAATAGTTCTTATCCTCAGACTATAGGTGGCGCTGACGGGAAATCGAAGCGAACACTGAAATCTAAGAGGAAGCTTAACGCAAAGTGTTTGAATACATCTCGGGTAGAATGTGAGTGTCAGGAGTTAGAAGCCGTTTTGATAGCTAAGAGTAAAGCAAAAAGAAGTAGGTTGGCGTTGCAGGGACAGTCAAATTATAGAAAGTCTCCTGATGAGAGCAATTATTCAGCCACACCTTCCAATCTACTTAGCGAAACAGGTAGTTGCCAACTGAGTCAGCGAGGTCTCACTATTGGAGATCAAATTACCACCCGTTTGATGGTTGATTTATGGAGCCACCCCAGAGGAAGAAGAACACCTCGCAACATCCAAAGCCATCCAAATAGATCAAAAAATCAGAACAACACTTCTTTAGCAGTTGATGGAAGTTGCAACAATTCCATCCTAATGAAAAATGGGAAAGTAGGCAGAAATTCTAACA GGAAGTGCACATCAAGGTCCAGATCAAAATTCGAAGTTTATCACAATACAAGTCGTAGCATAATGCTACCACAGTCTTCTTCAAAAGAGCTTGCAAGATTAGGTGTCTCAGAGTCGATGCCTGATctaaaatggaaagatttgagGAGAAGAAGAACAATGGCTTTGGTAAGAGTATGCTTTAGCCAGCATTTGGACGTAGTTACCCTCAAGCAACAGAAAAAG GTTGTCTTACAACTGGGAATATCAATTGCATCGAGTTCTGTAGATGCCACACATTTTGTAGCAGATAAGTTCGTTCGTACGAGGAACATGTTGGAGGCTATTGCTCTTGGTAAACCAGTGGTTACTCCTTCATGGCTTGAAAGTTGTGGACAAGCAAGCTGTTTTATTGATGAAAAGAACTATATTCTAAGAGATACTAAGAAGGAGAAGGAAATTGGTTTTAGCTTGCCTGTTTCCTTATCTCGTGCTACCCTATGCCCACTTCTACAG GGTTTCAAAGTCCTCGTCACTCAAAACATAAGACCTGGTAAAGAAATCATTGCCAGTTTGGTAAAGATGTCTCAGGGTGAG ACTATTGAGAGGAGTCAGATTTTCACCGGGAAGAATGAAAAGTTCCCGGACAATCTACTTATTCTTTCATGCGAGGAAGATTATGCAGATTGTGTTCATTTCCTCAAAAAAG GAGCAAAAGTTTACAGTTCCGAGCTTCTACTGAATGGGATAGTTATCCAGAAACTTGAAAACAAACG GCATGAGCTCTTCACAGACAGCACGAAAAGGTTTTGA